AGTAGATGAAGCTTATAACAAGACTAAAAAGCTGTTAGACGATAATATAGATAGTCTGCATTATGTTGCTAAGTGTCTTTTAAAATACGAGACATTGGATGCAGAGCAGTTTAAACAAGCATTTAATAAAGAACTATCACTTGAAGACTATGATGAGATATCTGTTGATAAAGAAGATGATAATAAATAAGGTTGAGATTTCTCAACCTTATTTTTTTTACTTTATAGTAAATTACTACTGTATTAAGCGAATTTTTTGCAAAATATCTATAAATTTAATTTATAAGTAATAAAATTAATACATTTGTAATATATATTAATTAACAAACTAAATAAATAGGAAATAGCCTATTAGCTATCATTGTGTAACTAGTATTCGATGGGATATATAAGTTATATTGTGAAGTATAGTTAAATCACGGCATAGTAAGGGAACTATGAACCTTTACTTTGCCGTGATTTTTTTTGTATCTAAGAAAATTATATGCATTTCAACTTGTGAACAATTTAAAGTAATAAAATGAATAGCTTGTACATAAAAATTAAACATAAATAAATAAAAAAAATAGGGGGGGGAAAAATGAAATTTGATTTTGTCAGCTTTATGATGAATCCATTTGTTCTTATGTTTGTAGCTGTTGTGACAGGGTTGCTATTTGGAAAAGTTAAATTTGGAAAGTTTAATTTTGGGGTCTCAGGGGCACTTTTTACAGGGTTGATAATAGGGTGGTGGATTTTAAGATTTGGCAAAAGTATAGGCGAAACGAGCAGTGCTTATAAAGCTGCTCAAAATATGATAGACTCAGGAGTTATTTCTAAAAATTTCTTCAGTTTATTTCTAATACTATTTGTTGCAGCTGTTGGTCTGTTGGCTGCAAAAGATATGGGGGCAGTTCTTAAAAAATATGGAATTAAGTTTGTTATATTAGGTTTTTTTATAACGAGTTTAGGTGCAGCTACAACATATGGAATGACTATTTGTGCTAATGAAGCTAATCCATATGAAATTTCTGGAGTATACACAGGAGCACTTACAAGCTCGCCTGGTCTTGCAGCTGCAATTGAAACTGCAAGAGGTCATGCAACAGAGAAAGTAAAAGAATTTGAAAATATGAGTATTGACGAGAGAAAAAAGTTTTTTAAAATATTAGACCCATCTGGAAATATCAATGAAACTAATACAGCTAAGCTTACAGATAAGCAAGGTGAAGAATTTATAAAAGCAGCAGAAGCTGGAATAGGCGTTGGTCATGCTATAGGATACCCATTTGGGGTTTTGATAGTTATATTAGCAGTTAATTTTTTTCCAAGAATTTTTAGAATAGACGTAAAAAAAGAACAAGAACTATTTAATAAGGAAATGAAAGAAGCTAGGGGTGATTCTGCTAAAGATATAGAAGAGAGTCCTTTTGATTTAGTAGCATTTACTACAGCTTGTTTATTTGGATATTTTATAGGTCAAATAAAAATATATTTAGGACCTTTGGGATATTTTGGATTAGGATCTACTGGCGGGGTTTTAATAGGTTCGCTAACACTTGGTTATGTAGGTAAAATAGGTTCTTTAAATTTTAGAATGAGCAATAAAATTTTAGGTGTTATAAGACAGTTATCGCTTGCTTTTTTCTTAGCTATAGTTGGTTTAAGATATGGATTTAATGTTTTTGATACGATATTAGGATCAGGCGCTTATTTAGCTCTTGTAGGTACTGTTGTAGGTGCTGTAGCCATGATGGTGGGATTCTTTGTAGGAAGATATGTGCTTAAAATAAATTGGATTATGTTATCAGGAGCAATCTGTGGAGGAATGACATCTACTCCTGGTCTTGGAGCTGCTATAGATGCAGTAGGAAGCGATGACCCTGCAGCTGGGTATGGAGCTACGTATCCATTTGCACTACTTGGAATGGTTTTATTTACTATCATACTTCATAGATTACCTATGTAGATTAAAATTACGAAGGAGGTGAATAGCAGCCTTTGGCTGCTATTAAAATGTCATCTAATAATATATTTATAACTGGGTATGCAAAACTACCTGCTGGAATAACAGCACAAGAGCTATATACAGTGGTAGCTATAGGTCTTTTGATAAATAGAGAGAATGGAACTATTGTTGATTTAGACTGTACATTAGTAACATCAACTGCTAAAAGATTTGTAAGAGAAAATTTGGTTGGAAGAAAGATAACAAATTATGATGAGATAGAGTCTATATTCAATGAAAGGTATTATGGATGTGCAAAAAAAGCTTTATTATTTGCACTTAAAATATGCAATGAAAAATTTAATGAAATAAAAGCAAATTAAAGTTTATTTGGGGGGATAAGCATTATGCAAAATAGATTAAGATGCAATCAGTTAAAAGGTAAGGTTATGAGCGCTGATGAAGCTGCCCAATTATTTGAGGATGGAATGATTGTGGGAACGAGTGGATTTACACCTGCTGGCTATCCAAAAGCCGTTCCACTAGCACTTTCAAGAAGAAAAGATAAGGGAGATAAAATAGGGTTAACTATTATAACGGGTGCATCTGTTGGGGATGAGTTAGATGGAGAATTATCTAGAAAAGGGATAATGAAAAGAAGGTATCCTTATCAAACTAATAAAGACTCTAGAAACAAGATAAACAGTGGAGATGTACAGTATGCAGATATGCATCTTAGTAATGTACCTCAGTGGATAAAGTATGGTTATTTTGGAAATATAGATATAGCTCTTGTGGAAGCTGTTTCTATAACTGAAGATGGAAATATAATACCATCGACATCGATAGGAAATGCAAATGTATTCGTAGAAACTGCTGATAAGGTTATAGTTGAAATTAACACTTCTCAGCCTTTAGATCTGGAAGGAGTACATGATATATATTCTACTAAGAATCCTCCTAATAGAGAGGCTATACCTATTGTAGAGGCAACTGATAGAATTGGAACTCCTTATATTCCTTGTAAACCTGATAAGATAGCAGGAATAGTATTTACAGATATAAAGGACAAGACAAGAGAAGTGACTCCGATAGATGAAGTATCTAAGAAAATGGCTGAGAATCTTATAACATTTTTAAATGATGAAGTGGACAAAGGGAGACTTCCTAAGAATTTGTTACCTCTTCAATCTGGTGTTGGAAGTGTAGCAAATGCAGTTCTTGGTGGTCTTTGTGATTCTAAATTTGAAGATTTGGTAGTTTATTCAGAAGTATTGCAGGATTCTGTTTTAGACCTTATAGATAATAATAAGGTTAAATTTGCATCTGCAACATCGCTTACCGTATCACCTAAAAGACTGGATGATTTTTATAAGAAATTTTCAAATTATAAAGAAAAAGTAATTCTGAGACCTCAAGAAATAAGTAATAGTCCTGAGGTGGCTAGAAGACTAGGGGTAATTGCAATAAATACAGCTATAGAAGTTGATATATACGGAAATGTAAATTCTACTAATATAATGGGAAGCAGAATGATGAATGGGATAGGAGGATCTGGTGATTTTGCTAGAAATGCTTATTTAACTATATTTACAACTGAATCAATAGCTAAAAAAGGAGATATATCATCTATTGTTCCTATGGTTTCGCATTGCGATCATACGGAGCATGATGTTATGGTAATAGTTACTGAGCAAGGTGTTGCAGATTTAAGAGGGTTAAGTCCGGTTGAAAGAGCTAGACGCATAATAGATAATTGCGCCCATCCTGATTATAAGGATATGTTAAATGATTACTTAGAAAAAGCGCTGAATGGAAAATACAAGCATACACCTCATGTTATTTCTGAAGCACTTTCATGGCATGATAGATTTTTAAAAAATGGAAGTATGAAAATATAATTATTTTAAGCAATTTTATTTGATAAAATTAAATTGTCTAAAGAGTTGAAAAATTACAACAAAACAAGAAGGATTTAGATAAAAAATGTAGAAAGTAAGTAAGTGAGTATGCAATTCAAATTTCATAAGTATACAATTATGAAATTTTAAAATCATAAACTTTCATAATTAAATATAAGGGGGCGAATTTAATGAGTTGTAATGATAAGTTACAAAACTGCTTTAAAAAATGGGAAGAAGAAAAATTAGAGAAGACTTTATCACGATTTGGGGAAAGAAAATCTGAATTTTTATCAGGGTCAAATGAAGAAATAAAAAGACTTTATACACCAATGGATATAGAAGATGTTAATTATGATGATTTAGGATTTCCAGGTCAGTATCCTTTTACTAGAGGGGTACAACCAACTATGTATAGGGGAAAACTTTGGACAATGAGAATGTATGCAGGTTTTGCAACGGCAGAAGAGTCAAACAAGAGATATAAATACTTAATAGATCAAGGCTCTATGGGATTATCAGTTGCATTTGACCTACCTACTCAGATGGGATATGATTCAGATGATTCTATTTCTGAAGGTGAAGTTGGAAAAGTTGGAGTTGCAATAGATTCTCTTGAAGACATGGAAATATTATTTAATGGGATTCCTCTTGATAAGGTTTCAACTTCTATGACTATAAATGCACCAGCATCTGTTTTATTAGCTATGTATATAGCGGTTGCACAAAAGCAAGGTGTTAGCATGGATAAGTTAAGAGGTACTATTCAAAATGATATACTTAAGGAATATGTTGCAAGGGGAACTTATATATTCCCAACAAAACCTTCTATGAGACTTATAACTAACATATTTGAATATTGCTCTAAAAATGTTCCTAAGTGGAATACAATAAGCATATCTGGATATCACATAAGAGAAGCTGGATCTACTGCTATTCAGGAAGTAGCATTTACTCTATCTAATGGGATAGCTTATGTAAATGCAGCTATAGATGCAGGACTAAACGTAGATGATTTTGCTCCGAGACTTTCATTCTTCTTTAATGCACATAACGATTTATTTGAAGAGATTGGTAAGTATAGAGCAGCAAGAAGACTTTGGGCTAAAATTATGAAGGAAAGATTTGGTGCTAAAAAAGAAAAATCATTGATGCTTAAATTCCATACTCAAACAGGCGGATCTACTCTTACTGCTCAACAACCTGAAAACAACATAGTTCGTGTTGCTATTCAAACTCTTGCAGCCGTTATGGGAGGAACTCAGTCTCTTCATACTAATTCTAAAGATGAGGCGTTAGCTCTTCCTACTGAAGATTCTGTTAGAACAGCACTTAGAACTCAACAAATAGTAGCGCATGAAAGTGGAGTAGCAGATACTATAGACCCGCTTGCAGGTTCTTATTATGTTGAAAGCTTAACTAATAAAATAGAGAAAGAGGCTATGAAATTAATAGAAAAGATAGACACTCTTGGGGGATCTCCAAATGCTATAGATAAGGGATATATGCAGCAGGAGATAATGGAGAGTGCGTATAGATATCAAAAGGAAATAGAAAATGATGAAAGAGTAATAGTTGGTATGAATAAATTTAAAGTAGAAGAAGAAGCTCCAAAGGATCTTTTAAGAGTAGATCCTAGTGTTGGACAAAGAAAGTGTGAAAAATTAAAAGAATTAAAAAATAGAAGAGATAACGAGCTTGTTAAGAAAAATTTAGAGGATTTAAGAAATGCTTGTAAAGGTGATGAAAATTTAATGCCTTACATTCTGGATGCTGTTAATTCATATGCAACACTTGGAGAAGTATGTGGAGTTATGAGAGAAGAATTTGGCGAATATAAACAAAGTGTAATGATATAGTATAAAGGGGGAGAAAATAATATGAGACCTATAAGAGTATTAGTTGCAAAGCCTGGACTTGATGGGCATGATAGAGGAGCAAAAGTTATAGCGAGAGCTTTTAGAGATGCTGGTATGGAGGTTATATACACAGGACTTAGACAAACACCTGAACAGATTGTTCAAACTGCGATTCAAGAAGATGTTGATGTTGTTGCAATGAGTATCTTATCTGGTGCTCACAACCATCTTCTTCCAAAAGTTGTTAAACTTTTAAAAGAAGAAGAGGTTTATAATGATATGCTTGTTATTGGAGGTGGGGTTATTCCTGATGATGATATTCCATATCTTAAAGAAAATGGAATAGCAGAAGTATTTACTCCAGGAACACCTACTACTGTTACTATAGATTTTATAAAAGCAAATCTAAAAAAATCGATGGCTTAATAAGGTTGTGAAAATATGGATCTAATAAAAAGTTTATTAGAAGGAAATAAGCGAGCTTGTGCTAGGCTTATTTCCATAATAGAAAACGAACAAGAAGGTTATTTTAATATATTAAAAGACATACATAAGAATACAAAAGGAGCTTATGTAATAGGCATAACAGGCCCTCCGGGAGCAGGAAAATCAACTTTAACTGATAAATTGGTAAAAAAACTTAGAGAACAGGAGCAAAAGGTTGGCATTATAGCAATAGACCCAACTAGCCCCTTCTCTAAGGGAGCTATACTTGGAGATAGAATAAGAATGAGTGATTTGAATTTAGATCCAGGAGTATTTATAAGGTCAATGGGAACTAGAGGTTATTTAGGAGGCTTATCCAAAGCTACTTATGGTGCAATAAAAGTTATGGACGCCTATGGATGTGATTATATATTTGTTGAAACTGTAGGGGTTGGACAATCGGAGGTTGATATAGTTAAAACTGCTGATACTACAGTTATGGTTATGGTACCTGGTCTTGGAGATGATATACAAGCTATAAAAGCAGGAGTGATGGAAATTGGAGATGTATTTGTTGTAAATAAAGCAGATAAAGAAGGTGCTAAGAGAACTTCACTTGAGATAGAGATGATGTTAGATTTTAAGAAGGATTGGGATTTTAGACCTCCTGTTACAATGGCTGTTGCAAATGATGGAAGTGGAGTAGATGAATTACTTCAAAATATTATAAATCATAAAGATTATCAGGAAAAAAATGATGTGTTAAATAGAAAGGTGCTTCAGAGAAATAAATCTGAGATAAGAGAGATAATACATAGAAAAATAGAAGATAAAATTCAAAATATACAAAATGAAAAAGAAGTTGAGGGTATGATAATCAAGACATTAAGTAAAGAAATTGATCCTTATACTGTGAGTGAAAAAATATTCAATAAGCTTATAAAGTGAAACTTAATTCAGGTGGAGTTTTTACTCCAACTGAATTTCTAGCTGAACTAATCCAGAAGCTGTTAAGTTCTCATCTCCAGTTTTTAGAGGATGGAGTCTTAGAACTTTTAGCTTTCGGATAAAGTGAAACTTAGAATTTTTATTTTGCTGATAACTTGTTAAGATAGCTACACTTGCAACTATTTTAAGCAACAAAGTCGTGAGACTTGTTGGCGACATGAGTCAGTGCGTAGCGACTAGACGAATTTTAATTAAAAAGGGGGATTTTAATATGAATATAAGTAGAGTTGATCATATAGGAATAGCTGTTAAAAATCTTGATGAGACTTTAAAATTTTATGAGGATGTTCTTGGAATAAAATGCCATGGAACTGAGGTTGTTGAAGATCAAAAGGTTAAGGTTGCATTTTTACCTGTTGGAGATACCGAACTTGAACTTTTAGAATCTACTTCTGAAGATGGACCTATAGCTAAGTTCATTGAAAAAAATGGTGGAAGAAATGGACTTCAGCATATAGCTGTAAGAGTCGATGATATAGAAAAGGCTATAGAAGAAGTTAAGGAAAAAGGATATAGAATGATAGATGAAAAGCCTAGATATGGAGCGGGCGGAGCAAAAATTGCATTTTGTCATCCTAAGAGTACTCATGGCATATTACTTGAACTAAGCCAAAGGGATTAGAAGGGGGGAGCTAAAATGTCACAAAATAAGCTAGATGTTCTTTTAGAAAAGAGAGCTAAGATAGAGCTTGGTGGAGGAGAAAAAAGAATACAAAAGCAACATGATTCTGGAAAGCTTACAGCAAGAGAAAGACTTAATATATTGTTTGATGAGGGTTCTTTTATTGAGTTAGATGCTTTTGTAAAACATAGATGTAATCATTTTGGTATGGAAAAAGTAGATGCTCCTGGAGAAGGGGTTGTAACAGGATATGGTAAGGTAGAAGGTAGATTAGTTTATGCATTTGCTCAAGATTTTACTGTTTTAGGAGGATCTCTTGGAGAGATGCATGCTAAGAAAATGGAAAAGGTTATGGATATGGCTCTTAAAATGGGAGCACCTATAGTTGGTCTTAATGATTCTGGTGGAGCTAGAATTCAAGAGGGAGTAGATGCACTAGCTGGGTATGGAAAAGTATTTTATAAAAATACTATAGCTTCTGGTGTTGTTCCTCAAATATCTGCTATAATGGGACCTTGTGCAGGAGGAGCAGTGTATTCGCCAGCTCTTACTGACTTTATATTTATGGTTGATAAAACTAGCCAAATGTTCATAACGGGGCCTCAAGTTATAAAAACTGTTACTGGAGAAGAAGTTAGTGCACAAGATCTTGGTGGAGCTATGACTCATAATGCTACTTCGGGAGTGGCACACTTTGTATCTAACTCTGATGAGGACTGCATAATGGGAATTAGAAAATTACTTAGCTTCTTACCTTCTAATAATTTAGAAAAAGCTCCCATATTGGATTGCAATGATATTAATGAAAAAATAGATATTCTAGACACTATAATGCCTGATAATTCAAATAAGCCGTATGATATGAAAGATATAATAACAAATATAGTTGATGATAATGATTTCTTTGAAGTTCAACCTTATTTTGCAAGAAATATACTTACGGGTTTTGCAAGAATTAATGGAGAATCTGTAGGAATAATAGCCAATCAACCTACATATATGGCTGGATGTCTTGATATAAATGCATCTGATAAAGCTTCTAGATTTATCAGAACTTGTGATGCCTTTAATGTACCTATTTTGAACTTTGTAGATGTTCCTGGATTCTTACCTGGTACGTCTCAAGAGTATGGTGGGGTTATTAGACATGGTGCTAAGATGCTTTATGCATATAGTGAAGCTACTGTTCCAAAGGTTACAATAATAACTAGAAAAGCTTATGGAGGATCTTATCTTGCTATGTGCTCTAAGGATTTAGGAGCTGATATTGTATATGCTTGGCCAAGTGCTGAAGTTGCAGTTATGGGACCAGATGGAGCAGCCAATATAATATTTAGAAAAGATATAAAAGCTTCTGATGACCCTGCGTCAGTTAGGGCTGAAAAGGTTAAGGAGTATAGAGAAGAATTTGCAAATCCTTATCAAGCAGCTCAAAGAGGTTTTGTAGATGATGTTATACAACCATCTTTAACTAGAATTAGACTTTGTGATGCTTTTGATGTTTTAAAATCTAAAAGAGAAAGCAGACCTCCTAAGAAACATGGAAATATTCCACTTTAAAATAAGAGGGTGAAACTATGAATTTGACTAATTTATTAGATGTAATGAAAACTGATATAACGGCGCTTACAAAATCTGAACAATTGATTGCTAGTTTAGTTGTTACGCTGCTTTCTATGTGTATAGTATTTGTGGTTCTTATGGTTATAATGGCAGCTGTAAAAATAATGACAAAATCTAGCTCTAAACCTAAAAAAGAGAAAGAGCAAATAATTATAAAAGAAGATACTAAACAAGATATAAAACAAGATCAAGATGATAAAGAGATAGTTGCAGTTATAAGTTCAGCTATAGCTTGTGCTTTAAATACGACTACTAATAATATTGTTATTAGAAAAATAAAGAGAAGTGAAAATAGTGATAGTGCGTGGTCAAAACTTGGAAGAATAGAGCAAATGAGTTCAATGCTAGGGGGATATGAATATGATAAAAAAATTTAATGTTAAGGTAAATGGAGTTTCTTACGATGTTGAGGTAGAAGAAATAAAGGAAAGTGGTAATTCTTCAAAATCCAAAAAGTCATATAATAATGAGGCTAAAGTGGTTGAGACAAAAGTAGAAAAAAATATTCCTGTAAAAGAAGAAGTTAAGCTAAATAAAAATATATCTAGCAACTCAAGTTCTACTAATACAGTAAAAGCTCCTATGCCTGGAACTATAAATGAAATAAAGGTTAATAAGGGAGACAGTGTTACTAAGGGTCAAGTTCTTTTAATACTTGAAGCTATGAAGATGGAAAACGAGATAATGGCACCAGCAGATGGAATTATTGAAGATATTCATGTTACAAAAGGATCATCTGTAAGTGCGGGTGATATTATTATAGGTATTTCTTAAAAAAGTAAGAAAGGGGATTACCCATGGGAGAAGTTGTATTTAATTTCATACAAAGTACGGGTATATACAATGTTATCACAGACTTTGGAATGTACTATAAGCAGATAATAATGATTGGCGTAGGTTGCTTATTATTGTATCTAGCTATAAATAAAGGGTTTGAGCCTCTTTTATTGGTTCCAATAGCATTTGGTATGATTCTTACGAATTTACCTTTATCAGATATTATGAGTCATCCTCAGACTCTTTTGAATATACATCCTATAGATACTAAAGAGGCAGCAATACAGGCGCAACAGGGAATATGGGCTGTTGATATTAAGAATAAGTTTCCTGGAGGTCTTCTTCATTATCTATATCAAGGGGACGAACTTGGTATATTTCCACCTTTAATATTTATGGGGGTTGGAGCTATGACTGACTTTGGTCCGTTAATAGCCAATCCTAAAAGTTTGCTTCTAGGAGCTGCTGCACAGTTTGGAATATTTTTTACATTCATAGGAGCTATACTTTTTGGCTTTGATGCTCAAGCGGCATCATCAATAGGTATAATAGGAGGAGCAGATGGCCCAACTTCTATATATCTAGCTACAAAGTTAAAGCCGGAATTACTAGGACCAATAGCAGTTGCTGCTTATTCTTATATGGCATTAGTTCCTATAATTCAGCCACCTATTATGAGGGCTTTAACTAGTGAAGAAGAAAGAAATATCGTTATGGATCAGTTAAGACCAGTATCTAAAAAGGAAAAAATAATATTCCCTATAATGGTTACTATAATAGTTTCTTTAATATTGCCATCTGCTTCTACGTTAATAGGTATGTTAATGCTTGGGAATCTATTTAAAGAATGTGGAGTTACTGATAGATTGTCAAAGACTGCATCGAATGAGCTTATGAATATAGTTACTATATTCTTAGGAATTTCAGTTGGGGCTACTGCAACTGGAGATGCTTTTTTAACTTGGCAGACATTTAAAATATTTGCACTTGGAGTTATAGCTTTTAGTATAGGAACTGCAAGTGGTGTTATCTTAGCTAAGATAATGAATAAATTCTCTAAAGACCCTATAAATCCACTTATAGGATCTGCTGGAGTGTCAGCA
The window above is part of the Tepidibacter aestuarii genome. Proteins encoded here:
- a CDS encoding acyl-CoA mutase large subunit family protein, which produces MSCNDKLQNCFKKWEEEKLEKTLSRFGERKSEFLSGSNEEIKRLYTPMDIEDVNYDDLGFPGQYPFTRGVQPTMYRGKLWTMRMYAGFATAEESNKRYKYLIDQGSMGLSVAFDLPTQMGYDSDDSISEGEVGKVGVAIDSLEDMEILFNGIPLDKVSTSMTINAPASVLLAMYIAVAQKQGVSMDKLRGTIQNDILKEYVARGTYIFPTKPSMRLITNIFEYCSKNVPKWNTISISGYHIREAGSTAIQEVAFTLSNGIAYVNAAIDAGLNVDDFAPRLSFFFNAHNDLFEEIGKYRAARRLWAKIMKERFGAKKEKSLMLKFHTQTGGSTLTAQQPENNIVRVAIQTLAAVMGGTQSLHTNSKDEALALPTEDSVRTALRTQQIVAHESGVADTIDPLAGSYYVESLTNKIEKEAMKLIEKIDTLGGSPNAIDKGYMQQEIMESAYRYQKEIENDERVIVGMNKFKVEEEAPKDLLRVDPSVGQRKCEKLKELKNRRDNELVKKNLEDLRNACKGDENLMPYILDAVNSYATLGEVCGVMREEFGEYKQSVMI
- a CDS encoding cobalamin B12-binding domain-containing protein, whose protein sequence is MRPIRVLVAKPGLDGHDRGAKVIARAFRDAGMEVIYTGLRQTPEQIVQTAIQEDVDVVAMSILSGAHNHLLPKVVKLLKEEEVYNDMLVIGGGVIPDDDIPYLKENGIAEVFTPGTPTTVTIDFIKANLKKSMA
- a CDS encoding aspartate-alanine antiporter-like transporter, encoding MKFDFVSFMMNPFVLMFVAVVTGLLFGKVKFGKFNFGVSGALFTGLIIGWWILRFGKSIGETSSAYKAAQNMIDSGVISKNFFSLFLILFVAAVGLLAAKDMGAVLKKYGIKFVILGFFITSLGAATTYGMTICANEANPYEISGVYTGALTSSPGLAAAIETARGHATEKVKEFENMSIDERKKFFKILDPSGNINETNTAKLTDKQGEEFIKAAEAGIGVGHAIGYPFGVLIVILAVNFFPRIFRIDVKKEQELFNKEMKEARGDSAKDIEESPFDLVAFTTACLFGYFIGQIKIYLGPLGYFGLGSTGGVLIGSLTLGYVGKIGSLNFRMSNKILGVIRQLSLAFFLAIVGLRYGFNVFDTILGSGAYLALVGTVVGAVAMMVGFFVGRYVLKINWIMLSGAICGGMTSTPGLGAAIDAVGSDDPAAGYGATYPFALLGMVLFTIILHRLPM
- the mmdA gene encoding methylmalonyl-CoA decarboxylase subunit alpha; this translates as MSQNKLDVLLEKRAKIELGGGEKRIQKQHDSGKLTARERLNILFDEGSFIELDAFVKHRCNHFGMEKVDAPGEGVVTGYGKVEGRLVYAFAQDFTVLGGSLGEMHAKKMEKVMDMALKMGAPIVGLNDSGGARIQEGVDALAGYGKVFYKNTIASGVVPQISAIMGPCAGGAVYSPALTDFIFMVDKTSQMFITGPQVIKTVTGEEVSAQDLGGAMTHNATSGVAHFVSNSDEDCIMGIRKLLSFLPSNNLEKAPILDCNDINEKIDILDTIMPDNSNKPYDMKDIITNIVDDNDFFEVQPYFARNILTGFARINGESVGIIANQPTYMAGCLDINASDKASRFIRTCDAFNVPILNFVDVPGFLPGTSQEYGGVIRHGAKMLYAYSEATVPKVTIITRKAYGGSYLAMCSKDLGADIVYAWPSAEVAVMGPDGAANIIFRKDIKASDDPASVRAEKVKEYREEFANPYQAAQRGFVDDVIQPSLTRIRLCDAFDVLKSKRESRPPKKHGNIPL
- a CDS encoding DUF3870 domain-containing protein; protein product: MAAIKMSSNNIFITGYAKLPAGITAQELYTVVAIGLLINRENGTIVDLDCTLVTSTAKRFVRENLVGRKITNYDEIESIFNERYYGCAKKALLFALKICNEKFNEIKAN
- a CDS encoding biotin/lipoyl-containing protein, with the translated sequence MIKKFNVKVNGVSYDVEVEEIKESGNSSKSKKSYNNEAKVVETKVEKNIPVKEEVKLNKNISSNSSSTNTVKAPMPGTINEIKVNKGDSVTKGQVLLILEAMKMENEIMAPADGIIEDIHVTKGSSVSAGDIIIGIS
- a CDS encoding OadG family protein, whose amino-acid sequence is MNLTNLLDVMKTDITALTKSEQLIASLVVTLLSMCIVFVVLMVIMAAVKIMTKSSSKPKKEKEQIIIKEDTKQDIKQDQDDKEIVAVISSAIACALNTTTNNIVIRKIKRSENSDSAWSKLGRIEQMSSMLGGYEYDKKI
- a CDS encoding sodium ion-translocating decarboxylase subunit beta, which codes for MGEVVFNFIQSTGIYNVITDFGMYYKQIIMIGVGCLLLYLAINKGFEPLLLVPIAFGMILTNLPLSDIMSHPQTLLNIHPIDTKEAAIQAQQGIWAVDIKNKFPGGLLHYLYQGDELGIFPPLIFMGVGAMTDFGPLIANPKSLLLGAAAQFGIFFTFIGAILFGFDAQAASSIGIIGGADGPTSIYLATKLKPELLGPIAVAAYSYMALVPIIQPPIMRALTSEEERNIVMDQLRPVSKKEKIIFPIMVTIIVSLILPSASTLIGMLMLGNLFKECGVTDRLSKTASNELMNIVTIFLGISVGATATGDAFLTWQTFKIFALGVIAFSIGTASGVILAKIMNKFSKDPINPLIGSAGVSAVPMAARVSNKVGQQENPGNFLLMHAMGPNVAGVIGSAVAAGVLLSLFG
- the meaB gene encoding methylmalonyl Co-A mutase-associated GTPase MeaB, translating into MDLIKSLLEGNKRACARLISIIENEQEGYFNILKDIHKNTKGAYVIGITGPPGAGKSTLTDKLVKKLREQEQKVGIIAIDPTSPFSKGAILGDRIRMSDLNLDPGVFIRSMGTRGYLGGLSKATYGAIKVMDAYGCDYIFVETVGVGQSEVDIVKTADTTVMVMVPGLGDDIQAIKAGVMEIGDVFVVNKADKEGAKRTSLEIEMMLDFKKDWDFRPPVTMAVANDGSGVDELLQNIINHKDYQEKNDVLNRKVLQRNKSEIREIIHRKIEDKIQNIQNEKEVEGMIIKTLSKEIDPYTVSEKIFNKLIK
- a CDS encoding acetyl-CoA hydrolase/transferase family protein; this translates as MQNRLRCNQLKGKVMSADEAAQLFEDGMIVGTSGFTPAGYPKAVPLALSRRKDKGDKIGLTIITGASVGDELDGELSRKGIMKRRYPYQTNKDSRNKINSGDVQYADMHLSNVPQWIKYGYFGNIDIALVEAVSITEDGNIIPSTSIGNANVFVETADKVIVEINTSQPLDLEGVHDIYSTKNPPNREAIPIVEATDRIGTPYIPCKPDKIAGIVFTDIKDKTREVTPIDEVSKKMAENLITFLNDEVDKGRLPKNLLPLQSGVGSVANAVLGGLCDSKFEDLVVYSEVLQDSVLDLIDNNKVKFASATSLTVSPKRLDDFYKKFSNYKEKVILRPQEISNSPEVARRLGVIAINTAIEVDIYGNVNSTNIMGSRMMNGIGGSGDFARNAYLTIFTTESIAKKGDISSIVPMVSHCDHTEHDVMVIVTEQGVADLRGLSPVERARRIIDNCAHPDYKDMLNDYLEKALNGKYKHTPHVISEALSWHDRFLKNGSMKI
- the mce gene encoding methylmalonyl-CoA epimerase — translated: MNISRVDHIGIAVKNLDETLKFYEDVLGIKCHGTEVVEDQKVKVAFLPVGDTELELLESTSEDGPIAKFIEKNGGRNGLQHIAVRVDDIEKAIEEVKEKGYRMIDEKPRYGAGGAKIAFCHPKSTHGILLELSQRD